One genomic window of Cupriavidus oxalaticus includes the following:
- a CDS encoding DUF1840 domain-containing protein codes for MLITFKSHAAQDLIMMKDLAITLLGIIGKHLGERGVITVEELPRAIQKLEAAVTDARRDHPAGTAVEGKSGVDEDEEEPLHLGQRAYPFLDMLRASQREGTNVLWGV; via the coding sequence ATGCTGATCACCTTCAAATCCCACGCTGCGCAAGACCTGATCATGATGAAGGATCTGGCCATCACGCTGCTGGGCATCATCGGCAAGCATCTCGGGGAACGGGGGGTGATCACCGTCGAAGAACTGCCCCGCGCGATCCAGAAGCTGGAAGCGGCAGTGACCGACGCGCGCCGCGACCATCCCGCCGGCACGGCCGTGGAAGGCAAGTCGGGAGTCGATGAAGACGAGGAAGAGCCGCTGCACCTGGGGCAGCGCGCCTATCCCTTCCTGGACATGCTGCGCGCCTCGCAGCGGGAAGGGACCAACGTCCTGTGGGGGGTGTAG
- the metH gene encoding methionine synthase, with product MSENKLPPRPMRLSGLEPFTIDDDTLFVNVGERTNVTGSKAFARMILNGQFDEALAVARQQVENGAQIIDINMDEAMLDSKAAMVRFLNLIASEPDIARVPIMIDSSKWDVIEAGLQCVQGKPVVNSISLKEGEEQFRHHAELIRRYGAASVVMAFDEKGQADTFERKTEICKRSYDILVNEVGFPPEDIIFDPNIFAVATGIEEHNNYAVDFIEATRWIKQNLPYAKVSGGVSNVSFSFRGNDVVREAIHTVFLYHAIGAGMDMGIVNAGQLGVYDQLDPELRERVEDVVLNRREDSTDRLLEIADRYKGGGAKKEENLAWRGTPEQPVPVGERLAHALVHGITTFIVEDTEEVRQQVAARGGRPIEVIEGPLMDGMNIVGDLFGAGKMFLPQVVKSARVMKQAVAHLLPFIEEEKRLLAEAGGDVRARGKIVIATVKGDVHDIGKNIVSVVLQCNNFEVVNMGVMVPCNEILAKAKVEGADIVGLSGLITPSLEEMAYVASEMQRDDYFRVKKIPLLIGGATTSRVHTAVKIAPNYEGPVVYVPDASRSVSVASSLLSDEGAAKYLDELKADYDRIRTQHASKKATPMVTLAQARANKTPIDWSGYVPPRPKFVGRRVFRNYDLAELANYIDWGPFFQTWDLAGKFPDILNDEIVGESARKVFSDGKAMLSRLIQGRWLTANGVIALLPANTVNDDDIEIYTDETRSKVALTWHNVRQQSERPVVDGVRRPNRCLADFVAPKDSGIADYVGMFAVTAGLGVDKKEAQFEADHDDYSAIMLKALADRLAEAFAECLHERVRKDLWGYDAAEQLSNEQLIAESYRGIRPAPGYPACPEHTVKGPMFEFLDAAEIGMGITESLAMTPAASVSGFYLAHPESTYFTIGKIGQDQLDDMVARRHEERATLERALAPNL from the coding sequence ATGAGCGAGAACAAACTGCCCCCGCGCCCGATGCGCCTGTCCGGCCTCGAGCCCTTCACCATCGACGACGACACGCTGTTCGTCAACGTCGGCGAGCGCACCAACGTGACCGGCTCCAAGGCCTTCGCGCGCATGATCCTGAACGGCCAGTTCGACGAGGCGCTGGCGGTGGCCCGCCAGCAGGTCGAGAACGGCGCGCAGATCATCGACATCAACATGGACGAGGCCATGCTGGACTCGAAGGCCGCGATGGTTCGCTTCCTGAACCTGATCGCCTCAGAGCCGGACATTGCGCGTGTGCCGATCATGATCGACTCGTCCAAGTGGGACGTGATCGAGGCCGGCCTGCAGTGCGTGCAGGGCAAGCCGGTGGTGAACTCGATCTCGCTGAAGGAAGGCGAGGAACAGTTCCGCCACCACGCCGAACTGATTCGCCGCTACGGCGCGGCCAGCGTGGTGATGGCCTTCGACGAGAAGGGCCAAGCCGATACCTTCGAGCGCAAGACCGAGATCTGCAAGCGCAGCTACGACATCCTGGTCAATGAAGTCGGCTTCCCGCCGGAAGACATCATCTTCGACCCGAATATCTTCGCGGTCGCGACCGGCATCGAGGAACACAACAACTACGCCGTGGACTTCATCGAAGCCACGCGCTGGATCAAGCAGAACCTGCCATACGCCAAGGTGAGCGGCGGCGTGTCCAACGTGTCGTTCTCGTTCCGCGGCAACGACGTGGTGCGCGAGGCGATCCACACCGTGTTCCTGTACCACGCGATCGGCGCGGGCATGGACATGGGCATCGTCAACGCCGGCCAGCTCGGCGTGTATGACCAGCTCGATCCCGAGTTGCGCGAGCGCGTGGAAGATGTGGTGCTCAATCGCCGCGAGGATTCCACCGATCGCCTGCTGGAAATCGCCGACCGCTACAAGGGCGGCGGCGCGAAGAAGGAAGAAAACCTGGCCTGGCGCGGCACGCCCGAGCAGCCGGTGCCCGTGGGCGAACGCCTGGCGCATGCGCTGGTGCATGGCATCACCACCTTCATCGTCGAAGACACCGAGGAAGTCCGGCAGCAGGTCGCCGCGCGCGGCGGCCGCCCGATCGAGGTGATCGAGGGCCCGCTGATGGACGGCATGAACATCGTCGGCGACCTGTTCGGCGCCGGCAAGATGTTCCTGCCGCAGGTGGTCAAGAGCGCGCGCGTGATGAAGCAGGCGGTGGCGCACCTGCTGCCCTTCATCGAGGAAGAAAAGCGCCTGCTGGCCGAGGCCGGCGGCGATGTGCGCGCGCGCGGCAAGATCGTGATCGCCACTGTGAAGGGCGACGTGCATGACATCGGCAAGAACATCGTGTCGGTGGTGCTTCAGTGCAATAACTTCGAGGTCGTCAACATGGGCGTGATGGTCCCGTGCAACGAGATCTTGGCCAAGGCCAAGGTCGAGGGCGCGGACATCGTCGGCCTGTCGGGGCTGATCACGCCGTCGCTGGAAGAAATGGCCTACGTCGCATCGGAGATGCAGCGCGACGACTACTTCCGCGTGAAGAAGATCCCGCTGCTGATCGGCGGCGCCACCACCTCGCGCGTGCATACCGCGGTCAAGATCGCGCCCAACTACGAAGGGCCGGTGGTGTACGTGCCTGACGCCTCGCGTTCGGTCAGCGTGGCGTCGAGCCTGCTGTCCGATGAAGGGGCGGCGAAGTACCTGGACGAACTGAAGGCCGACTACGACCGCATCCGCACCCAGCACGCCAGCAAGAAGGCCACGCCGATGGTGACGCTGGCGCAGGCGCGCGCCAACAAGACGCCGATCGACTGGAGCGGCTACGTGCCGCCCAGGCCCAAGTTCGTCGGCCGCCGCGTGTTCCGCAACTACGACCTGGCGGAACTGGCCAACTACATCGACTGGGGCCCGTTCTTCCAGACCTGGGACCTCGCCGGCAAATTCCCCGATATCCTCAACGACGAGATCGTCGGCGAGTCGGCGCGCAAGGTGTTCTCGGACGGCAAGGCCATGCTGTCGCGCCTGATCCAGGGCCGCTGGCTGACGGCCAACGGCGTGATCGCGCTGCTGCCGGCCAACACCGTCAACGACGACGATATCGAGATCTACACCGACGAGACCCGCAGCAAGGTCGCGCTGACCTGGCACAACGTGCGCCAGCAGAGCGAGCGCCCGGTGGTCGATGGCGTGCGCCGCCCCAACCGCTGCCTGGCGGACTTTGTCGCCCCGAAGGACAGCGGCATCGCCGACTACGTGGGCATGTTTGCCGTCACCGCGGGCCTCGGCGTCGACAAGAAGGAAGCCCAGTTCGAGGCCGACCACGACGACTACAGCGCGATCATGCTGAAGGCGCTGGCCGACCGCCTGGCCGAAGCCTTCGCCGAATGCCTGCACGAGCGCGTGCGCAAGGACCTGTGGGGCTACGACGCGGCCGAGCAGCTGAGCAACGAGCAGCTGATCGCCGAGTCCTACCGCGGCATCCGTCCCGCGCCCGGCTATCCGGCCTGCCCGGAGCACACCGTCAAGGGCCCGATGTTCGAGTTCCTCGACGCGGCCGAGATCGGCATGGGCATCACCGAGTCTCTGGCAATGACGCCGGCCGCTTCGGTGAGCGGCTTCTACCTGGCGCATCCCGAGTCGACCTACTTCACCATCGGCAAGATCGGCCAGGACCAGCTCGACGACATGGTGGCGCGCCGCCATGAAGAACGCGCCACGCTGGAGCGCGCGCTCGCGCCCAACCTGTAA
- the argS gene encoding arginine--tRNA ligase, which yields MLPVQTSNLAAAFTDAVRVLAPADATLPAVTFERPKAAAHGDLACNIAMQVARALKSNPRELAQRIVAAVQADARAQGLVEAMEIAGPGFINLRLTAAAKADVLRAVLAEGDHYGARERGVQGQVLVEFVSANPTGPLHVGHGRQAALGDALANLLSWQGFHVHREFYYNDAGVQIQTLALSVQARARGLKPGDASWPESAYNGDYIADIAADFLAGKTVSASDGEPVTASGNVEDIDSIRKFAVTYLRNEQDIDLQAFGVKFDRYYLESSLYSDGRVEASVQSLVAKGKTYESEGALWLRTTDDGDDKDRVMKKTDGTYTYFVPDVAYHTTKWERGFTKVINVQGSDHHGTIARVRAGLQGLDMGIPKGYPDYVLHKMVTVMKNGEEVKISKRAGSYVTVRDLIEWSNGQDDTCETIRSCLEQGVADWPAHFTRGRDAVRFFLLSRKADTEFVFDVDLALKQNDENPVYYVQYAHARICSIFESWGGADWESRLAELAGADLSAVTGPEAGAQAQALARRLAEFPDMLSDAASELAPHAVAFYLRDLAGDFHAFYNADRVLVDDEAVKRARLALLAATRQVLRNGLAVIGVSAPRRM from the coding sequence ATGCTGCCTGTTCAGACCTCCAATCTCGCCGCCGCGTTCACCGATGCCGTGCGCGTGCTCGCCCCGGCCGATGCCACCCTGCCCGCCGTCACTTTCGAGCGGCCCAAGGCGGCCGCCCATGGCGACCTTGCCTGCAACATCGCCATGCAGGTGGCGCGCGCGCTCAAGAGCAATCCGCGCGAGCTGGCGCAGCGCATCGTCGCCGCAGTGCAGGCCGATGCGCGCGCGCAGGGCCTGGTCGAGGCCATGGAGATCGCCGGTCCCGGCTTCATCAACCTGCGCCTGACCGCAGCCGCCAAGGCCGACGTGCTGCGCGCGGTGCTGGCCGAGGGCGACCACTACGGCGCGCGCGAGCGCGGCGTGCAGGGCCAGGTACTGGTCGAGTTCGTCTCGGCCAACCCGACCGGCCCGCTGCACGTGGGCCACGGGCGCCAGGCGGCGCTGGGCGACGCGCTCGCCAACCTGCTGTCGTGGCAGGGCTTCCATGTGCACCGCGAGTTCTACTACAACGATGCCGGCGTACAGATCCAGACCCTGGCGCTGTCGGTGCAGGCGCGCGCGCGCGGCCTGAAGCCGGGCGACGCCAGCTGGCCCGAGTCGGCCTACAACGGCGACTACATCGCCGACATCGCCGCCGATTTCCTCGCCGGCAAGACCGTCAGCGCCTCCGACGGCGAGCCGGTGACCGCGTCGGGCAACGTCGAGGATATCGATTCGATCCGCAAGTTCGCCGTGACCTACCTGCGCAACGAGCAGGACATCGACCTGCAGGCCTTCGGCGTCAAGTTCGACCGCTACTACCTGGAGTCGTCGCTGTACAGCGATGGCCGCGTCGAGGCCTCGGTGCAGTCGCTGGTCGCCAAGGGCAAGACCTACGAGAGCGAAGGCGCGCTGTGGCTGCGCACCACCGACGACGGCGACGACAAGGACCGCGTCATGAAGAAGACCGACGGCACCTACACGTACTTCGTGCCGGACGTGGCCTACCACACCACCAAGTGGGAGCGCGGCTTCACCAAGGTCATCAACGTGCAGGGCAGCGACCACCACGGCACCATCGCGCGCGTGCGCGCCGGCCTGCAGGGCCTGGACATGGGGATTCCCAAGGGCTACCCCGACTACGTGCTGCACAAGATGGTCACCGTGATGAAGAACGGCGAGGAGGTCAAGATCTCCAAGCGCGCCGGCTCGTACGTCACGGTGCGCGACCTGATCGAATGGTCCAACGGCCAGGATGACACCTGCGAGACCATCCGCAGCTGCCTGGAGCAGGGCGTGGCCGACTGGCCGGCGCACTTCACGCGCGGCCGCGACGCGGTGCGCTTCTTCCTGCTGTCGCGCAAGGCCGATACCGAGTTCGTGTTCGACGTCGACCTGGCGCTCAAGCAGAACGACGAGAACCCGGTGTACTACGTGCAGTACGCCCACGCCCGCATCTGCTCGATCTTCGAGTCGTGGGGCGGCGCCGACTGGGAGAGCCGCCTGGCCGAGCTGGCCGGCGCCGACCTGTCGGCCGTGACCGGCCCCGAGGCCGGCGCCCAGGCGCAGGCGCTGGCCCGCCGCCTGGCCGAGTTCCCCGACATGCTGTCGGACGCTGCCTCCGAACTGGCGCCGCATGCGGTTGCCTTCTACCTGCGCGACCTGGCCGGCGATTTCCACGCCTTCTACAATGCCGACCGCGTGCTGGTCGACGACGAGGCGGTCAAGCGCGCCCGGCTGGCGCTGCTGGCCGCGACACGCCAGGTGCTGCGCAACGGCCTGGCGGTGATCGGCGTCTCGGCGCCGCGCCGCATGTAA
- a CDS encoding DUF883 family protein, whose protein sequence is MLTQNPKVRKELNHLSDSADSAIRHLKHAARDSREAAAPVSGEVKALIAQLEHTIEVLAREGSAESLRAGQRLRDRASEMAHRLREQTTDGMMRARERMDGAVEHSRQRVVDSPLKAVAIAAAIGALLGVLLANGRHHEEE, encoded by the coding sequence ATGCTGACCCAGAACCCCAAAGTCCGGAAGGAACTGAACCACTTGTCCGACAGTGCCGACAGCGCCATCCGCCATCTCAAGCACGCAGCGCGCGATTCGCGCGAGGCCGCTGCGCCGGTTTCCGGCGAGGTCAAGGCGCTGATCGCCCAGCTGGAGCACACCATCGAAGTGCTGGCGCGGGAAGGCTCGGCCGAGAGCCTGCGTGCCGGCCAGCGGCTGCGCGACCGTGCCAGCGAGATGGCGCACCGGCTGCGCGAGCAGACCACCGACGGCATGATGCGCGCCCGCGAACGGATGGACGGAGCGGTCGAACACTCGCGCCAGCGGGTCGTCGATTCGCCGCTCAAGGCGGTGGCGATTGCCGCTGCCATCGGTGCGCTGCTCGGTGTTCTGCTGGCCAACGGCCGCCACCACGAAGAGGAGTAG
- a CDS encoding response regulator codes for MIRVLIADDHEIVRAGLRQFISDEPDIQVTGEAGSGDEVMARLRDAEYDVLVLDISMPDRNGIDVLKLIRQRKPELPVLILSTYPEDQYAINLIRAGASGYLTKESAPDDLVKAIRTVAQGRRYVSATVADLLIGGLDKPTEQPVHQMLSEREFQIFCKLSRGQSVSVIADELFLSVKTVSTYRSRILEKMGMKTNADLTYYAIKNGLVE; via the coding sequence ATGATCCGCGTCCTGATCGCTGACGATCACGAGATTGTGCGTGCCGGGCTGCGACAGTTCATTTCCGACGAGCCCGACATCCAGGTGACTGGCGAAGCCGGCAGCGGCGACGAAGTCATGGCTCGGCTGCGTGACGCCGAATACGATGTGCTGGTGCTGGATATCTCGATGCCAGACCGCAACGGCATCGATGTGCTCAAGCTGATCCGGCAACGCAAGCCTGAACTGCCAGTGCTGATCCTGTCGACCTACCCGGAAGACCAGTACGCCATCAACCTGATCCGTGCCGGTGCTTCAGGCTACCTGACCAAGGAAAGCGCCCCCGACGATCTGGTCAAGGCCATCCGCACGGTGGCGCAGGGACGCCGCTATGTCAGCGCCACGGTGGCCGACCTGCTGATCGGCGGGCTCGACAAGCCGACCGAGCAGCCGGTGCACCAGATGCTGTCCGAGCGCGAGTTCCAGATCTTCTGCAAGCTCTCGCGCGGGCAGTCGGTGTCGGTGATCGCCGACGAATTGTTTCTCAGCGTCAAGACCGTCAGTACCTATCGTTCCCGCATCCTGGAGAAAATGGGCATGAAGACCAACGCTGACCTGACTTACTACGCCATCAAGAACGGCCTGGTCGAGTAG
- a CDS encoding sensor histidine kinase — translation MFKQSFLPHTLLLAGGIVLTLAVLVASETGNIRLRESYTDVIRSQRVQTELAALNGELVNAEAGQRGFLLTGKESYLEPYYKGLPRIAELMAQIRADYANDPEGLKMFGDTSKLINSKLNEMALTLVYGKRDLEVALDLVRTDYGKQTMDNARRGLDQLQAREAGSVSHRLEGAENDVQLSRYGIGLLTAINIILLLAVGVGHAKRLSMAEAVRAQLEEESAKLDRKVRARTRQLSALAAHLQRVTEDEKTRLARELHDELGAILTAIKLDLHWVRRQIQQAHPQGAERLTRVMLHVDQGIQIKRRLIEDLRPTVLLNLGLRAAVCQLVEEVGARNSWETEVSVPEDLPALRDEAAIALYRIVQESLTNASKYSEARRVEVCLACRGELLTLTVRDDGKGLPPDFDAGSIAGHHGLLGMEQRVTALGGSMKIDSSAHAGVRIHIEVPLTASVLAPAEEPEGEEPARA, via the coding sequence ATGTTCAAGCAGTCATTTCTTCCTCACACGCTGTTGCTCGCGGGCGGCATCGTGCTGACGCTGGCGGTGCTGGTGGCGTCGGAAACCGGCAATATCCGCCTGCGCGAAAGCTACACCGACGTAATCCGCTCGCAGCGCGTGCAGACCGAGCTGGCCGCGCTCAACGGCGAGCTGGTCAACGCCGAGGCTGGCCAGCGCGGCTTCCTGCTGACCGGCAAGGAAAGCTACCTCGAGCCCTACTACAAGGGGCTGCCGCGCATCGCCGAGCTGATGGCGCAGATCCGCGCGGACTATGCCAACGACCCGGAGGGGCTGAAGATGTTCGGCGACACCTCCAAGCTGATCAACAGCAAGCTCAACGAGATGGCGCTGACGCTGGTCTATGGCAAGCGCGACCTGGAAGTGGCGCTGGACCTGGTCCGCACCGACTACGGCAAGCAGACCATGGACAACGCGCGCCGCGGGCTCGACCAGCTGCAGGCGCGCGAGGCGGGCTCGGTCTCGCACCGGCTGGAAGGCGCCGAGAACGATGTGCAGCTGTCGCGCTACGGCATCGGCCTGCTGACCGCGATCAACATCATCCTGCTGCTCGCGGTCGGCGTGGGCCACGCCAAGCGCCTGTCCATGGCCGAGGCGGTGCGCGCGCAGCTGGAAGAGGAAAGCGCCAAGCTCGACCGCAAGGTGCGCGCGCGCACGCGCCAGCTGTCTGCGCTGGCGGCTCACCTTCAGCGCGTTACCGAAGACGAGAAAACCCGGCTGGCGCGCGAGCTGCACGACGAGCTGGGTGCGATCCTGACCGCCATCAAGCTCGACCTGCACTGGGTGCGCCGCCAGATCCAGCAGGCGCATCCGCAAGGCGCCGAGCGCCTGACGCGGGTGATGCTGCACGTCGACCAGGGCATCCAGATCAAGCGCCGCCTGATCGAGGACCTGCGCCCCACCGTGCTGCTCAACCTCGGCCTGCGCGCCGCGGTGTGCCAGCTGGTGGAGGAAGTCGGCGCGCGCAACAGCTGGGAAACCGAAGTCAGCGTGCCCGAGGACCTGCCGGCGCTGCGCGACGAAGCGGCAATCGCGCTGTACCGGATCGTGCAGGAATCGCTGACCAATGCCAGCAAGTACTCGGAAGCCAGGCGCGTCGAGGTCTGCCTGGCGTGCCGCGGCGAGCTGCTGACGCTGACCGTGCGCGACGACGGCAAAGGCCTGCCGCCCGACTTCGACGCCGGCAGCATCGCCGGCCACCACGGCCTGCTCGGCATGGAGCAGCGCGTCACCGCGCTGGGCGGCAGCATGAAGATCGACTCGTCGGCGCACGCGGGCGTTCGCATCCACATCGAGGTGCCGCTGACGGCATCCGTGCTGGCGCCGGCGGAAGAGCCGGAAGGCGAAGAGCCTGCACGCGCCTGA
- a CDS encoding SDR family oxidoreductase, which produces MRPLKVFLTGASSGLGQALAREYASQGAILGLVARREDALREFVATLPNPGAVRVYGADVRDADAMARAAEDFLGHFGCPDVVIANAGVSVGTVASEREDLDAFRQVMDTNWFGVLTTFQPFLHAMQQREPGPGGRRGTLVGIASVAGVRGLPGAGAYSASKSAVIKLLESLRLEQRPLGIRVVTIAPGYIRTPMTAKNPYRMPFLTDADVFARKAARVIAAGRRFRVIPWQMGVVAGLMHVMPRWLYDMVATGAPRKPRRGESKEP; this is translated from the coding sequence ATGCGTCCCCTCAAAGTCTTCCTCACCGGCGCCTCCAGCGGACTCGGCCAGGCGCTGGCGCGCGAATACGCGTCGCAGGGCGCCATCCTCGGCCTGGTGGCCCGGCGCGAAGACGCGCTGCGCGAATTCGTGGCGACGCTGCCTAACCCGGGCGCGGTGCGCGTCTACGGCGCCGATGTGCGCGATGCCGATGCGATGGCGCGCGCGGCGGAAGACTTTCTCGGCCATTTCGGCTGCCCCGACGTGGTGATCGCCAATGCCGGCGTCTCGGTCGGCACCGTCGCCAGCGAACGCGAGGACCTCGACGCCTTCCGGCAGGTGATGGACACCAACTGGTTCGGCGTGCTGACCACGTTCCAGCCTTTCCTGCACGCGATGCAGCAGCGCGAGCCCGGGCCCGGTGGCCGGCGCGGCACGCTGGTCGGCATCGCCAGCGTCGCCGGCGTGCGCGGGCTGCCGGGCGCCGGTGCATACAGCGCGTCGAAGTCGGCTGTGATCAAGCTGCTGGAGAGCCTGCGGCTGGAGCAGCGCCCGCTTGGCATCCGCGTGGTCACGATCGCGCCGGGCTATATCCGCACGCCGATGACCGCGAAGAACCCGTACCGGATGCCGTTCCTGACCGATGCCGACGTGTTCGCGCGCAAGGCCGCGCGCGTGATCGCCGCCGGCCGGCGCTTCCGCGTGATCCCGTGGCAGATGGGCGTGGTGGCGGGGCTGATGCACGTGATGCCGCGCTGGCTGTACGACATGGTGGCGACCGGCGCGCCGCGCAAGCCGCGGCGCGGGGAAAGCAAGGAGCCCTGA
- a CDS encoding thiol:disulfide interchange protein DsbA/DsbL, with protein MKKLAALFAMFAAVGGLLMSAPSQAAPTEGKEYQVLKAPQPVTPGKIEVTEFFWYGCPHCFDFEPDLEAWVKKQGGNVVFKRVPVAFRDDLLPHTKIFYALEAIGKLDAMNMKVFNAIHVERKRLLDSNEIADFMAKNGVDRKAFLDAYNSFTVTTNAQRANKIADAYKIDGVPTVVVQGKYVTSPSITGNKQGAIQAMDYLVEQVKAKKM; from the coding sequence ATGAAGAAACTCGCCGCACTGTTCGCCATGTTCGCCGCCGTGGGCGGCCTGCTGATGTCCGCGCCGTCCCAGGCTGCGCCCACCGAGGGCAAGGAATACCAGGTCCTGAAGGCGCCGCAGCCGGTCACGCCGGGCAAGATCGAGGTCACCGAGTTCTTCTGGTACGGCTGCCCGCACTGCTTCGACTTCGAGCCCGACCTGGAAGCCTGGGTCAAGAAGCAGGGCGGCAATGTCGTGTTCAAGCGCGTGCCGGTCGCCTTCCGCGACGACCTGCTGCCGCACACCAAGATCTTCTATGCGCTCGAAGCCATCGGCAAGCTCGACGCCATGAACATGAAGGTCTTCAACGCCATCCACGTCGAGCGCAAGCGCCTGCTCGACAGCAACGAGATCGCCGACTTCATGGCCAAGAACGGTGTCGACCGCAAGGCTTTCCTGGACGCGTATAACTCGTTCACGGTGACCACCAACGCCCAGCGCGCCAACAAGATCGCCGACGCCTACAAGATCGACGGCGTGCCGACCGTGGTGGTGCAGGGCAAGTACGTGACCTCGCCGTCGATCACCGGCAACAAGCAGGGCGCGATCCAGGCCATGGATTACCTGGTGGAGCAGGTGAAGGCGAAGAAGATGTAA
- a CDS encoding response regulator, protein MSEQASNTSYRALSILLIEDSAVLRGMLLEYLKDFPFIENVDWADTEAMAVRLLDAGKYDVAIVDLQLRQGNGINVLRAMQRKGTDTVRIVYTNHAEVQMYRRQCAEAGADYFFDKSLELEQVFRVIEEHAAAAS, encoded by the coding sequence ATGTCGGAGCAGGCTTCGAACACTTCCTACCGGGCGCTGAGCATACTGCTGATCGAAGACTCGGCGGTCCTGCGAGGCATGCTGCTCGAATACCTGAAGGATTTCCCGTTCATCGAGAACGTGGACTGGGCCGACACCGAGGCCATGGCCGTGCGCCTGCTCGATGCCGGCAAGTACGACGTCGCCATCGTCGACCTGCAGCTGCGCCAGGGCAACGGCATCAATGTGCTGCGCGCGATGCAGCGCAAAGGCACGGACACCGTGCGCATCGTCTATACCAACCACGCCGAGGTGCAGATGTACCGCAGACAGTGCGCCGAGGCGGGTGCCGATTATTTCTTCGACAAGTCGCTCGAGCTGGAGCAGGTGTTCCGCGTGATCGAGGAGCACGCGGCGGCGGCGTCCTGA
- a CDS encoding DUF1328 domain-containing protein → MLHYALVFFVIALIAAIFGFGGIAAGAVEIAKILFFIFLVVALVAAVMGLVRRR, encoded by the coding sequence ATGCTGCACTATGCACTCGTATTTTTCGTCATCGCCCTGATCGCGGCGATCTTCGGCTTCGGCGGTATCGCTGCCGGCGCCGTGGAAATCGCCAAGATCCTGTTCTTCATCTTCCTGGTCGTGGCACTGGTGGCCGCGGTGATGGGACTGGTCCGCAGGCGATAG
- a CDS encoding SPOR domain-containing protein, whose protein sequence is MQQQRKRDARKARRSQQRGGTFLGLVLGLIVGLAIAVVVALYITKSPTPFQQKSAPRPSEPGNVASQLPPPAQPADQGPSDPNKPLWSKTPAKPVGQAPEPEPRPGTQPSQPSQQNGHQNGRQNGEPPVAVTRPAEKPVEKPAEKPADKPVATKPAEKPVSDPIAEIAQADANKVGYLLQVGAFRSADDADRQKANLAMQGFEARITERDVNGVKMYRVRMGPYNRIEDMNKTRERLQSQGFEASVIRFTKQ, encoded by the coding sequence ATGCAACAGCAACGCAAGCGCGATGCGCGCAAGGCCCGCCGCAGCCAGCAGCGCGGCGGGACGTTCCTGGGCCTTGTGCTCGGGCTGATCGTCGGGCTGGCCATCGCCGTGGTGGTCGCCCTCTACATCACCAAGTCGCCGACGCCGTTCCAGCAGAAGAGCGCGCCGCGGCCGAGCGAGCCGGGCAACGTCGCCAGCCAGCTGCCGCCGCCGGCGCAGCCCGCCGACCAGGGGCCGAGCGACCCGAACAAGCCGCTGTGGAGCAAGACGCCGGCCAAGCCGGTGGGCCAGGCGCCCGAGCCAGAACCCAGGCCGGGCACCCAGCCGAGCCAGCCAAGCCAGCAGAACGGTCACCAGAACGGCCGCCAGAACGGCGAGCCGCCGGTGGCGGTCACCCGCCCGGCGGAGAAGCCCGTCGAGAAGCCGGCCGAAAAACCCGCCGACAAGCCTGTCGCCACCAAGCCGGCGGAAAAGCCGGTGTCCGACCCGATCGCCGAGATCGCCCAGGCCGACGCCAACAAGGTCGGCTACCTGCTGCAGGTGGGCGCGTTCCGCTCGGCCGACGACGCCGACCGCCAGAAAGCCAACCTGGCGATGCAGGGCTTCGAGGCCCGCATCACCGAGCGCGACGTCAACGGCGTAAAGATGTACCGCGTGCGCATGGGCCCATACAATCGCATCGAAGACATGAACAAGACGCGCGAGCGGCTGCAGTCGCAGGGCTTCGAGGCGTCCGTGATCCGCTTCACCAAGCAGTAA